A region of Euryarchaeota archaeon DNA encodes the following proteins:
- the nuoK gene encoding NADH-quinone oxidoreductase subunit NuoK: MAAVPVYWYFVLSMALFSLGAYGYISQKSGIKVLMSIELMLNAAAINFAAFSNVFGAQDGYVFVLFVIAIAAAEAAVGLAIYVNLFRTRKTITISRVDSLRW; the protein is encoded by the coding sequence GTGGCAGCGGTGCCCGTTTATTGGTATTTCGTGCTCTCGATGGCGCTTTTCTCGCTCGGGGCGTACGGTTACATCTCGCAGAAGTCGGGGATCAAGGTCCTCATGTCGATAGAGTTGATGTTGAACGCCGCTGCGATAAACTTCGCGGCCTTCTCCAACGTCTTCGGGGCACAGGACGGATATGTGTTCGTGCTCTTCGTGATAGCCATCGCCGCCGCAGAAGCGGCCGTAGGGCTTGCGATCTATGTGAACCTCTTCCGGACGCGTAAGACGATCACGATCTCCCGCGTCGACTCGTTGAGGTGGTAA
- the nuoL gene encoding NADH-quinone oxidoreductase subunit L, producing the protein MIENAWLIPVLPAAAFLIIGAFTMMKRELPEGGGPIALLGVGGGFVVSIGVVLDVLGGKVELPYHATASWFVSPPYTFTVGIFIDRLTALMLIVVGLVATLVVVYSHSYMREEGLGRRRYYAEICLFVSSMLALVIADNYLEVFITWELVGLCSYLLIGYWYKKPEAATAAKKAFLVTRIGDILFLIGIIILLATFKTFDFTTLFSMTVPADQTPILTIAMLCIFGGAVGKSAQFPLHVWLPDAMEGPTTVSALIHAATMVKAGVYLVARSYPLFTQAPDALMWVAIIGGFTAFLAASMALVAYDIKRVLAYSTVSQLAYMFLGLGAGAALVGTTVAAEGWTTSQFHLMNHAFFKALLFLGAGSVIHAVHTNDMREMGGLRKFMPVTAITFLLASLSIAGIPPLSGFWSKDELLATVFLATSHPTYGTTFLILYVLGVLTALMTAFYMFRLYFMTFEGKHRGATHVAHHPGEHHGTPHESPLKMTGPLLVLAVLAVGSGLWAVSTGGFASTFHVGEAEHHSAGFGEILAETFASPLTYVSIVAGVGGILLAYLVYSKGSIDPDHVKRTWGAPFHLVLTKKYYMDDLYGAFANRVVLGAAAVIDWFDEHVIDAVVNGISTTGQSGSESARKQTSGNVQDYAAWMIGGLVVLFMFVIYIVPRLPRGGL; encoded by the coding sequence TTGATCGAGAACGCGTGGCTCATCCCCGTCCTTCCCGCGGCCGCCTTCCTCATCATCGGGGCTTTCACGATGATGAAGCGCGAGCTTCCGGAGGGCGGGGGCCCCATCGCGCTTCTTGGCGTGGGCGGCGGTTTCGTCGTCTCGATAGGCGTGGTCCTCGACGTCTTGGGAGGCAAGGTCGAATTGCCTTACCACGCGACGGCGAGTTGGTTCGTGTCGCCGCCGTACACGTTCACCGTAGGGATCTTCATCGATCGGCTCACGGCGTTGATGCTAATCGTCGTGGGGCTTGTTGCGACCTTGGTGGTCGTCTACAGCCATTCCTACATGCGCGAGGAAGGCCTCGGCCGGCGGCGTTACTACGCGGAGATATGCCTCTTCGTCTCGTCGATGCTCGCCCTCGTCATCGCTGACAATTATCTCGAGGTCTTCATCACTTGGGAGCTCGTCGGCCTTTGCTCGTACCTGCTCATCGGATACTGGTACAAGAAGCCCGAAGCCGCCACCGCCGCCAAGAAGGCGTTCCTCGTCACCCGCATCGGCGACATCCTCTTTCTCATCGGCATAATCATCCTGCTTGCGACATTCAAGACGTTCGACTTCACGACGCTCTTCTCCATGACGGTCCCCGCGGATCAGACCCCGATCCTCACTATCGCGATGCTCTGCATCTTCGGCGGGGCCGTGGGGAAAAGCGCCCAGTTCCCGCTTCACGTCTGGCTACCGGACGCGATGGAGGGCCCGACGACCGTCTCGGCCCTCATCCACGCCGCCACGATGGTCAAAGCGGGCGTCTACCTTGTCGCGCGCTCGTACCCGTTGTTCACGCAAGCCCCCGACGCGCTCATGTGGGTGGCGATCATCGGCGGCTTCACGGCGTTCCTCGCGGCGTCCATGGCGCTCGTCGCATACGACATCAAACGGGTCCTCGCCTACTCCACCGTGTCGCAGCTTGCGTACATGTTCCTCGGTCTCGGAGCCGGCGCGGCCCTCGTCGGCACGACGGTCGCGGCCGAAGGGTGGACGACGTCCCAGTTCCACCTCATGAACCACGCGTTCTTCAAAGCGCTCCTGTTCCTGGGGGCGGGAAGCGTGATACATGCCGTGCATACGAATGATATGCGTGAGATGGGGGGGCTCCGCAAGTTCATGCCTGTCACCGCGATCACGTTCCTTCTCGCGTCGCTCTCGATCGCCGGCATCCCGCCGCTTTCCGGATTTTGGAGCAAGGACGAACTGCTCGCGACCGTTTTCCTTGCGACAAGCCACCCGACGTACGGGACGACGTTCCTCATACTGTACGTCCTAGGCGTCCTGACCGCGCTCATGACGGCCTTCTACATGTTCCGGCTCTACTTCATGACGTTCGAGGGAAAGCACCGGGGCGCGACCCACGTCGCGCACCACCCCGGCGAACATCACGGCACGCCGCATGAGTCCCCGTTGAAAATGACAGGACCACTCCTTGTCCTGGCCGTCCTCGCCGTGGGCAGCGGATTGTGGGCGGTGTCCACTGGCGGGTTCGCCTCGACGTTCCATGTGGGCGAGGCCGAGCACCATTCGGCCGGTTTCGGCGAGATCCTCGCCGAGACCTTTGCAAGTCCTCTCACCTACGTGAGCATCGTCGCCGGGGTCGGCGGCATCCTCCTTGCGTACCTCGTCTACTCGAAGGGCTCCATCGACCCCGACCACGTGAAACGGACCTGGGGTGCGCCTTTCCACCTTGTCCTCACCAAGAAATACTACATGGACGACCTCTACGGCGCATTCGCAAATCGCGTGGTCCTCGGCGCCGCCGCGGTCATCGACTGGTTCGACGAGCACGTCATCGACGCGGTCGTGAATGGGATCTCGACCACCGGGCAGTCCGGCTCCGAGAGTGCCAGAAAGCAGACGAGTGGCAACGTACAGGACTATGCCGCTTGGATGATCGGCGGCCTCGTGGTGCTCTTCATGTTCGTCATCTACATCGTGCCAAGACTGCCGCGGGGAGGCCTCTAG
- a CDS encoding NADH-quinone oxidoreductase subunit J — translation MSASGSKRAGAPPVVPLKEDLKTLAVGLVFVLVFLSVVNINLVAFSQGKPDWVSVCKACPSHWTSGTGGMEDMGLLAADIFGKYVLPFEVLSIVLLVALIGAIVIARKEAS, via the coding sequence ATGAGCGCAAGCGGATCCAAGCGGGCGGGGGCGCCTCCCGTCGTGCCGCTCAAGGAGGATCTCAAGACCTTGGCCGTGGGCCTCGTCTTCGTCCTCGTCTTCCTATCGGTCGTCAACATCAACCTCGTCGCGTTCTCACAGGGGAAACCGGATTGGGTGAGCGTCTGCAAGGCGTGCCCAAGCCATTGGACGAGCGGGACCGGGGGGATGGAGGACATGGGACTTCTTGCGGCCGACATCTTCGGCAAGTACGTGCTTCCCTTCGAGGTGCTCTCGATCGTGCTCCTCGTGGCCCTCATCGGAGCGATAGTCATCGCGAGAAAGGAGGCATCCTAG
- a CDS encoding NADH-quinone oxidoreductase subunit I, whose amino-acid sequence MTIPLTSFIKGFAETISRAFEKPVTIQYPDEFREISPRFRGRVQLRPEACIGCTRCSDVCPNASCTMEKGEAHSKNRRGLFPQVEISRCMYCGLCEEVCPTDAIYLSNEFRLSHYTRGYTDYDSKELAANEGANRLKRSDHV is encoded by the coding sequence ATGACCATCCCGCTCACGAGTTTCATCAAAGGCTTCGCGGAGACCATCTCGCGCGCCTTCGAGAAACCTGTGACGATCCAATACCCCGACGAGTTCCGTGAGATCTCCCCGCGTTTCAGGGGCCGCGTACAACTCCGGCCCGAGGCCTGCATCGGCTGCACGCGCTGCTCCGACGTCTGCCCCAACGCAAGCTGTACGATGGAGAAGGGCGAGGCGCACTCGAAGAACCGTCGCGGCCTTTTCCCTCAAGTCGAGATATCCCGGTGCATGTACTGCGGCCTTTGCGAAGAGGTGTGCCCGACCGACGCGATATACCTCTCCAACGAATTCCGACTCTCCCACTACACGCGCGGTTACACGGATTATGACAGCAAGGAACTCGCCGCGAACGAAGGCGCCAACCGTTTGAAGAGGTCCGACCATGTTTGA
- a CDS encoding NADH-quinone oxidoreductase subunit J — protein MFEEAVFAVLAAIILGAAVMVLRSRDLIHATFWLSMTLIGVAGLYLSLSAEFLAVVQVLVYVGAVVTLILFTILLISPEEAEMEAKETPTERLPPPAAGAKVPLPEEPL, from the coding sequence ATGTTTGAGGAAGCGGTCTTCGCGGTGCTCGCCGCGATCATCCTGGGCGCGGCCGTGATGGTACTGCGCTCGCGTGACCTCATCCACGCGACGTTCTGGCTTTCGATGACGCTCATCGGCGTGGCCGGCCTGTACCTGAGCCTCAGCGCGGAGTTTCTCGCGGTGGTCCAGGTCCTCGTCTACGTCGGCGCGGTGGTCACGTTGATCCTCTTCACGATACTCCTCATCTCGCCGGAGGAAGCCGAGATGGAAGCAAAGGAAACGCCGACGGAGCGTCTCCCGCCGCCGGCGGCCGGAGCGAAGGTGCCCTTGCCGGAGGAACCGTTATGA